The following are from one region of the Halobacteriovorax vibrionivorans genome:
- a CDS encoding type III pantothenate kinase: MPTYTIDSGNTFIKVAKFENNILSKITRYTPEDFNPTFQKDEKIIFSNVSKNIIHKLPSSAIAAAELIEDFKSTYDQSTFGVDRKIISHYLQKKFPNENILIIDAGSFITFDYIESGIHRGGPIYLGLGNYLKAYPAFSQNLPLVDNVKAGECANTKEAISTAFTQYLSMIKNEIQKFQTDQVIVTGGDARNFQDCADEQGDLMHHALFELSRDFDSSVLLPIT; this comes from the coding sequence ATGCCGACTTACACCATTGATAGTGGCAACACATTTATTAAAGTAGCGAAGTTTGAAAATAATATTCTTTCAAAGATCACTCGCTATACGCCAGAAGACTTTAATCCAACATTTCAAAAAGATGAAAAAATTATTTTTTCAAATGTATCCAAAAATATTATCCACAAATTACCATCGTCTGCCATAGCTGCAGCTGAGCTAATAGAAGACTTCAAGTCTACTTATGATCAATCAACATTTGGTGTGGATCGAAAAATCATTTCACATTATCTTCAAAAGAAGTTTCCAAATGAAAATATTCTCATTATCGATGCGGGTAGTTTTATTACTTTTGACTATATAGAGAGTGGAATCCATCGAGGCGGGCCCATCTACCTTGGACTTGGGAATTACCTCAAAGCTTATCCGGCATTTTCACAAAATCTTCCTCTAGTTGATAATGTAAAAGCAGGAGAATGTGCAAATACGAAAGAGGCCATTAGCACAGCATTCACTCAATATCTTTCAATGATTAAAAATGAAATTCAGAAATTTCAGACTGATCAAGTTATCGTAACCGGTGGTGACGCTAGAAACTTTCAAGACTGTGCAGATGAACAAGGCGATCTAATGCACCATGCTCTCTTTGAACTTAGCAGGGATTTCGATAGCTCGGTACTTCTTCCCATTACTTAG
- a CDS encoding HEAT repeat domain-containing protein: MKKLLLIVTILASLNTTAAVNQKAQRSVLTQKLERQFKYNMKTADMDKLKKQVLKLKGKSVAALINVMKSDKYPDKNRWMATFLLGRIMGKKSAPFISKFTMHPNWVMRMAALKSLLALGQTEYTDIYKKSLKDNSLIVRYQALENVKKLNLTGLAPNIWAMLYDKRNYHINEKLKSSKRAHIVKEIINTIGDLKFEKAQGPLLSMIQKPKYSDIHSEISDTLEKITGRRAPTTSLKEKKRFWSKFAQAKVVIR; the protein is encoded by the coding sequence TTGAAGAAACTACTTTTAATTGTAACGATACTTGCAAGTTTAAATACTACTGCCGCAGTTAACCAAAAGGCACAGCGTTCTGTTCTAACTCAAAAGCTAGAAAGACAATTCAAATATAATATGAAAACAGCAGATATGGATAAGCTTAAGAAACAAGTCTTAAAGCTTAAAGGAAAGTCTGTTGCGGCCCTTATAAATGTCATGAAAAGTGATAAGTACCCAGATAAGAATCGTTGGATGGCAACATTCTTACTTGGAAGAATTATGGGGAAGAAGTCGGCACCATTTATTTCAAAATTCACAATGCACCCAAATTGGGTAATGCGAATGGCCGCTTTAAAATCTCTACTCGCTTTAGGACAAACTGAATATACTGATATTTATAAAAAGTCTTTAAAAGATAATTCTCTAATTGTTCGTTACCAAGCACTTGAAAACGTAAAGAAGCTTAATCTTACAGGGCTTGCTCCAAATATTTGGGCAATGCTTTATGATAAGAGAAATTATCATATTAATGAAAAATTAAAGTCATCTAAAAGGGCCCATATTGTAAAAGAAATTATTAATACAATTGGAGATCTAAAGTTTGAAAAGGCCCAAGGTCCACTTTTATCGATGATTCAAAAACCGAAGTATTCTGATATTCATTCTGAAATATCTGATACGTTAGAAAAGATTACAGGACGCCGAGCTCCTACAACTAGTCTTAAAGAAAAGAAAAGATTCTGGTCTAAATTTGCTCAAGCAAAAGTGGTTATTCGCTAA
- the coaBC gene encoding bifunctional phosphopantothenoylcysteine decarboxylase/phosphopantothenate--cysteine ligase CoaBC: MKILVGVCGSVSAYRSIEFVRGLVKAGHQVKVILTNGAKEFVCPNLYSYLGAQEVYEANADFSGSIESKSVLHIELAKWADKLHIYPASANTIAKLAMGQANDLLSSVFLAGWDKFQTIIYPAMNTSMWTNPITQENIDLINRLDKHDHIYIYPPQSGTLACGDTGSGKIPDVEEVLTNYDAINLGITDNSPHVVITAGATVAPIDPVRFVTNPSSGKTGLEIAKQSLRLGNRTTVLLGENSCDGFKHLAKLPGVKIIKVRTTDEMYEAVKSLENRFDTYISTAAISDLKFKTAGDKLKKDTLSNSLEFEKAQDILSYVVSNQSPSQCIVGFAAETQMTKEVLESKYNRKPTKLLIGTHVNSGLCDKARQGFGNDSATYTILENGKVAFEGELSKLQLAKEIFERIK, from the coding sequence ATGAAAATATTAGTAGGTGTATGTGGTTCAGTTTCCGCTTACAGGTCAATTGAGTTTGTCAGAGGACTTGTTAAGGCCGGCCACCAAGTAAAAGTCATTTTAACAAATGGAGCAAAGGAATTTGTTTGCCCAAACCTATACTCATACCTTGGCGCCCAAGAAGTTTACGAAGCTAATGCTGACTTTAGCGGCAGTATTGAGTCAAAGAGTGTACTTCATATAGAATTAGCAAAGTGGGCCGACAAGCTCCATATCTACCCGGCCAGTGCCAATACGATAGCCAAGCTTGCCATGGGTCAGGCCAATGACCTACTTAGTAGTGTCTTCCTCGCAGGATGGGATAAGTTTCAAACAATTATTTACCCGGCCATGAACACTTCGATGTGGACCAATCCAATTACCCAAGAAAATATTGATTTAATAAATCGTCTTGATAAGCATGATCATATCTATATATATCCACCACAGAGTGGAACACTCGCCTGCGGTGATACTGGTAGTGGAAAAATTCCCGATGTAGAAGAAGTGCTAACAAATTACGATGCCATAAACCTTGGTATCACTGATAACTCTCCTCATGTTGTCATTACAGCAGGTGCAACAGTTGCTCCAATTGATCCTGTTCGTTTTGTGACGAATCCTTCATCAGGAAAGACAGGACTTGAGATAGCAAAACAATCCCTTCGCCTTGGCAATCGCACCACAGTTCTTTTAGGAGAAAATTCATGCGATGGCTTTAAGCACCTAGCAAAACTTCCAGGAGTTAAAATCATTAAGGTTCGTACAACGGATGAGATGTATGAAGCAGTGAAATCTCTTGAGAATCGTTTTGATACATATATTTCAACTGCCGCTATTAGTGATCTTAAATTTAAAACCGCTGGTGACAAGTTAAAGAAAGACACTCTCTCAAATTCACTTGAATTTGAAAAAGCACAAGATATTCTAAGCTATGTAGTTTCAAATCAAAGTCCTTCTCAATGTATTGTTGGATTTGCAGCTGAGACACAAATGACTAAAGAAGTCTTGGAAAGCAAATATAATCGTAAACCAACAAAGCTATTAATAGGTACTCATGTAAATAGTGGACTTTGTGATAAGGCCCGCCAAGGATTTGGCAATGATAGTGCAACATATACGATTCTTGAAAATGGAAAAGTTGCTTTTGAAGGAGAACTTTCAAAGCTTCAATTGGCCAAAGAAATATTTGAGAGGATTAAATAG
- a CDS encoding inositol monophosphatase family protein, which translates to MKKITKKDLLAYEAQLISIAKGAGKILSPYQKDLANLKIDIKEAQGAVSAADHASEEYIIKKLKKLNPEIPVLAEEDFYKKYQGNYKYLKEYQDHDYMWVIDPLDGTNNFVHGLEHYCISLSLTYKLQPVVGVIYIPERKETYCATKGNGSYFIKGKDKKRLKQNKSRSKGFLLATGFATEKGKPFNDEFRKFKKVMTSISAVRRLGSAAIDLCYVAQGIFDGFWEKGLAPWDVAAGKIICLEAGAKITEYNGHDHNIFSKTIIVGRNPLYKKLSEMVSD; encoded by the coding sequence ATGAAGAAGATTACTAAGAAAGATTTATTAGCTTATGAAGCGCAGCTTATTTCAATAGCAAAGGGAGCAGGTAAGATTCTTTCTCCTTATCAAAAAGATTTAGCTAATTTAAAAATTGATATTAAAGAAGCTCAAGGGGCAGTCTCTGCAGCAGACCATGCTTCTGAAGAGTATATAATTAAAAAGCTTAAAAAGTTAAATCCAGAGATTCCTGTTTTGGCCGAAGAAGACTTTTATAAGAAGTATCAAGGCAATTATAAATATTTAAAAGAATATCAAGACCATGATTATATGTGGGTTATTGATCCTTTGGATGGTACGAATAATTTTGTTCATGGACTTGAGCATTATTGTATTAGCCTCTCCTTAACATATAAACTTCAACCGGTTGTTGGAGTTATCTATATCCCTGAACGCAAAGAGACTTATTGTGCAACTAAAGGCAACGGTTCATACTTTATTAAGGGAAAAGATAAGAAGAGACTCAAGCAAAATAAATCTCGTTCAAAAGGTTTCTTATTAGCAACAGGCTTTGCTACTGAAAAAGGCAAGCCGTTCAATGATGAATTCCGTAAGTTTAAAAAAGTCATGACAAGTATCTCCGCTGTGAGAAGATTGGGCTCGGCGGCCATCGACTTATGTTATGTGGCCCAAGGAATCTTTGATGGTTTTTGGGAGAAGGGGCTTGCTCCTTGGGATGTGGCCGCAGGAAAGATCATTTGTTTAGAAGCTGGGGCAAAAATAACTGAGTATAATGGTCATGATCATAATATTTTTTCTAAGACAATCATAGTTGGCAGAAATCCTCTTTATAAGAAACTTAGTGAAATGGTTTCTGACTAA
- a CDS encoding peptidylprolyl isomerase, whose product MSKIRCAHILVDQEFEAKDLLKKMQEGKSFEELAKDYSNCPSGQQGGDLGEFGKGMMVAPFEKAAFSLEVGEMSPIVRTQFGYHLIKRLA is encoded by the coding sequence ATGAGCAAGATTCGTTGTGCCCACATATTGGTGGATCAAGAATTTGAAGCAAAAGACTTATTAAAAAAGATGCAAGAGGGGAAGAGCTTCGAAGAGCTTGCAAAAGATTATTCGAATTGTCCTTCTGGGCAACAAGGTGGAGATCTTGGTGAGTTTGGAAAGGGAATGATGGTGGCACCATTTGAAAAAGCTGCATTTTCTCTTGAGGTTGGTGAAATGTCACCAATCGTTAGAACGCAATTTGGCTACCACTTAATTAAGCGATTGGCCTAG
- a CDS encoding aminotransferase class IV — protein MAQEVIYFSRKGLSARDAFINEGNLWGNSFFTTALVRSGKAIFWDQHRARLEKCFEFCWPKQFDKGLIDEAQLATAQILDEFVHIDHAYLRITFYRELSGDIQFWIWALEKEQVTTPLKLTTHCYYPDRNFPDYLKRSDYQYQFKIRKEAIFNGYDDVLLLDHDSYLLELPTSNLILKKGDTYITPTAEYGVLDGITLDRVRFMLSETGHEFKEMRVHAAELHEFDSCFATSSFNGIRHISSIGEVAYNEDSKIKDMIKEFYGEIW, from the coding sequence ATGGCACAGGAAGTAATCTATTTTTCGAGAAAAGGTTTATCGGCAAGAGATGCATTTATTAATGAGGGGAACTTATGGGGGAATTCATTCTTTACCACGGCCCTTGTTCGCTCAGGTAAGGCCATATTTTGGGATCAACATCGAGCTCGACTTGAAAAGTGCTTCGAGTTTTGTTGGCCTAAGCAATTTGATAAAGGGCTTATTGATGAAGCACAATTAGCGACGGCCCAAATATTAGATGAATTTGTCCACATTGATCATGCTTATTTGAGAATAACTTTCTATCGTGAGTTATCTGGTGATATTCAGTTTTGGATATGGGCCTTAGAAAAAGAACAGGTGACTACACCTTTAAAGTTAACAACTCACTGTTATTATCCTGATCGAAATTTTCCCGACTATTTAAAACGTAGCGATTATCAATATCAGTTTAAAATAAGAAAAGAGGCCATTTTTAATGGTTATGATGATGTTCTCTTACTAGATCACGATTCGTATTTATTGGAGCTTCCCACGTCAAACCTAATTCTGAAAAAAGGGGATACTTATATAACTCCAACAGCAGAATATGGAGTCTTAGATGGAATTACTCTTGATCGCGTAAGATTTATGCTAAGTGAAACAGGCCATGAATTTAAAGAAATGCGAGTACATGCTGCTGAACTACATGAATTTGATAGCTGTTTTGCGACGAGTTCATTTAATGGCATAAGGCATATTTCAAGTATAGGTGAAGTAGCATATAATGAAGATAGTAAGATAAAAGATATGATCAAAGAATTTTACGGAGAAATTTGGTGA
- a CDS encoding DNA gyrase inhibitor YacG: MTKKLNVKCPECSQEFNYYESEFRPFCSEKCKMVDLGMWLTENYTVASHEPLSDSDLEAVIKKRQDEEDY, from the coding sequence GTGACAAAGAAGTTGAATGTTAAGTGTCCTGAATGCTCACAAGAGTTTAATTATTATGAAAGTGAATTTAGACCATTTTGTAGTGAAAAATGTAAGATGGTTGATTTAGGGATGTGGCTAACTGAGAATTATACAGTGGCTTCACATGAGCCTCTTTCAGACTCTGACCTTGAAGCAGTTATAAAGAAGAGACAGGATGAAGAAGATTACTAA
- a CDS encoding NAD(P)-binding domain-containing protein — MMTDSDNQEILIIGFGSQAKSWAMNLRDSKRNIHIGLRSNSSSIELANELGFKVLDIENLALPQYEFIIILTPDDTHKEILTSLKFSNKKSKQKFIYAHGYSVIYDELRKLLPHHEHMLLAPKAIASELRFGYETKAPLTAVINSDAKSKDALKNLAKDLGITVGPIESSFKEETICDLFSEQSLLCSVIPQAARLSFETLVNKGHSPEIAYIECWHEVKLIADAMIKHGPSALLKLISPNAFMGGERAKSLIFDEGYQQKLHKIYNEIDNGQFAHEILHSDFQMQLKQAISEWDNLEISKVYQRFGKKLVHVNEKVNNEKN; from the coding sequence ATGATGACAGATAGTGATAATCAAGAAATTCTAATTATTGGCTTTGGCTCTCAAGCAAAATCTTGGGCAATGAACCTAAGAGACTCAAAGCGAAATATTCATATTGGCCTTCGATCAAATAGCTCTTCTATAGAGCTGGCCAACGAATTAGGCTTTAAGGTTCTTGATATTGAAAATCTTGCACTACCTCAATACGAATTTATCATTATCCTTACACCTGATGATACCCATAAAGAGATTTTAACTTCACTTAAATTTTCTAATAAGAAAAGTAAGCAAAAATTTATTTATGCCCATGGTTACAGTGTTATATACGATGAACTAAGGAAGCTACTTCCCCATCACGAACATATGCTCTTAGCACCGAAGGCCATCGCAAGTGAATTAAGATTTGGTTATGAAACAAAAGCTCCTTTAACTGCTGTTATCAATAGCGATGCTAAATCTAAAGATGCCCTTAAAAACTTGGCCAAAGATTTGGGTATTACTGTCGGTCCAATTGAGAGCAGTTTTAAAGAAGAAACAATTTGTGATTTATTTTCAGAGCAGTCTCTTCTTTGCTCAGTCATTCCACAGGCCGCACGCCTTTCTTTTGAAACTCTTGTAAATAAGGGTCACTCGCCGGAGATTGCATATATCGAATGTTGGCATGAGGTAAAACTCATTGCTGATGCTATGATTAAACACGGGCCAAGTGCTCTTCTTAAATTAATTTCACCTAATGCTTTCATGGGTGGAGAGAGGGCTAAGTCACTGATATTTGATGAAGGGTACCAGCAGAAACTCCATAAAATCTACAATGAAATCGATAATGGCCAATTTGCCCATGAAATTCTTCATAGTGATTTCCAAATGCAACTGAAACAAGCTATAAGTGAGTGGGATAATCTTGAAATTTCCAAAGTTTATCAACGCTTTGGAAAAAAATTGGTTCATGTGAATGAAAAAGTTAACAACGAGAAAAATTAG
- the panB gene encoding 3-methyl-2-oxobutanoate hydroxymethyltransferase — protein MKKLTTRKIRSFKAEKTKTSLQVLTCYDFQTAQMLNETQLDMILVGDSLGNVVLGYDTTVEVSLEEMAIFGAAVKRGAPNKFVIVDMPFGSYSTFNKAIENATKIYQQTKAEALKLEGAFPHQLEIITRLTQSGIPVMGHIGLTPQSVHQQGGYYTHGKTDADKERLLKEAKDLEAAGCFSLVLECVTEEIANLITKEISIPTIGIGAGNGTDGQVLVINDLLKMGPGKYPNFCKPIANFYDLKLELVSKYIQDKKIPQGIDNADLHH, from the coding sequence ATGAAAAAGTTAACAACGAGAAAAATTAGAAGCTTCAAAGCCGAAAAGACTAAAACTTCACTGCAAGTTCTCACTTGCTATGACTTCCAAACAGCGCAAATGTTAAATGAGACTCAATTAGATATGATTCTCGTTGGCGACAGTCTTGGAAATGTCGTTTTAGGATACGATACAACTGTTGAAGTAAGCTTAGAAGAAATGGCAATCTTTGGAGCGGCCGTTAAAAGAGGTGCTCCTAATAAATTCGTCATTGTCGATATGCCTTTTGGTTCTTATTCTACTTTTAATAAGGCCATTGAAAATGCGACCAAGATTTATCAACAAACAAAAGCTGAAGCCTTAAAACTTGAAGGCGCCTTCCCTCATCAACTTGAGATTATCACCCGCTTAACTCAAAGTGGAATTCCTGTAATGGGACATATCGGTTTAACTCCTCAAAGTGTTCATCAACAAGGTGGATACTATACTCATGGTAAGACTGATGCCGATAAAGAAAGACTTTTAAAAGAGGCAAAAGACTTAGAAGCTGCCGGATGTTTTTCCCTAGTACTTGAGTGTGTAACAGAAGAGATTGCAAATCTTATTACAAAAGAGATTTCAATTCCAACAATTGGCATTGGTGCAGGCAACGGTACAGATGGACAGGTTCTCGTAATCAACGACCTTTTAAAGATGGGTCCAGGAAAGTACCCTAATTTCTGTAAGCCAATTGCAAATTTTTACGACTTAAAGCTAGAGCTTGTTTCAAAGTATATTCAGGATAAGAAAATTCCTCAAGGAATTGATAATGCCGACTTACACCATTGA
- the panC gene encoding pantoate--beta-alanine ligase, producing the protein MKVITKRNELINTMKEVSHQSLGLVPTMGNLHAGHMSLLESALNDCQQVVLTIFVNPKQFSANEDLSTYPRTPQEDLDKIKETAGNRANDIIVFMPEGNTEVYPPGFNTTISVSGITEKLCGKSRPTHFAGVTTVVYQLFTLINPARAYFGQKDYQQVCVIRKMAQDLNLNIDIKTVPIIREESGLALSSRNGYLSNEEKEIALNLPTKLEVIESLLKFNTWVDAGAQLNEILESTLSDKAWDYLDILDSKTLEDVDQNTKEVVIAGAYFVGDRPTRIIDNRLVEITYA; encoded by the coding sequence GTGAAAGTTATCACAAAACGTAATGAACTTATTAACACAATGAAGGAAGTTTCCCACCAAAGTCTTGGACTTGTTCCAACAATGGGAAATCTTCATGCTGGACACATGAGCTTACTTGAAAGTGCTCTTAATGACTGTCAGCAAGTTGTTCTAACAATTTTTGTTAACCCAAAACAATTTAGTGCAAATGAAGACCTCTCAACATACCCAAGAACTCCTCAGGAAGATCTCGATAAGATAAAAGAAACTGCGGGCAATCGTGCTAACGATATTATCGTTTTCATGCCAGAGGGTAATACCGAAGTTTATCCTCCAGGATTCAATACAACGATTAGTGTTTCTGGAATAACTGAAAAGCTTTGTGGAAAGAGTCGTCCAACTCATTTTGCAGGAGTGACAACTGTAGTCTACCAATTATTTACTCTAATAAATCCTGCTCGTGCTTACTTTGGACAAAAAGATTACCAACAAGTATGTGTTATTCGTAAGATGGCACAGGACTTAAATTTAAATATCGATATTAAAACCGTACCAATTATAAGAGAAGAATCGGGACTTGCCCTCTCTTCACGAAATGGTTACTTATCAAACGAAGAAAAAGAAATCGCTCTAAATCTTCCTACTAAATTAGAAGTTATTGAATCTCTTTTAAAGTTCAATACTTGGGTAGACGCTGGAGCACAATTAAATGAAATACTAGAATCAACACTAAGTGATAAGGCCTGGGACTATCTAGATATTCTAGATAGCAAGACTCTTGAAGATGTTGATCAAAATACAAAAGAAGTTGTTATCGCTGGAGCTTATTTTGTTGGAGATCGTCCAACGAGAATCATCGATAACCGACTAGTGGAAATTACATATGCTTGA
- the hflX gene encoding GTPase HflX, with translation MLDNEFYISREAKASLVSLICPKFKEHATEKDTLRSLEELRELMRTLNIETGEQYIQNKKTVDAGTILGTGKLEEIAAAAKAEGSSLLVFDCELTSSQIRNIKKLTGLSVVDRCHIILEIFSEHARTKEARIQIEIARLQYILPRLAGFWSHLGRQKGGIGVRGGEGEQQIELDRRIIRERIEFYKRELKEVEKSRIEQKKRRSKKAITTALVGYTNAGKSSLMNRLCRVDVLEEDKLFATLDSTFRMLNPDTKPPMILIDTVGFLSNLPNTLIDGFKTTLESALEADLLMIVCDISDPNYEKHLEVTNNVLKELGLEDKERIIIFNKKDKLNDKIAENIIKRKHPNSFVISSFDKADIDNLRQYVVDYFLEKQNNYDLFIPYDAGAAHSIVVSKTNVIKTTNHEKGIYYQVKVPDFIYNPLGLQKFELGPHDPLLKEI, from the coding sequence ATGCTTGATAATGAATTTTATATCTCACGTGAGGCAAAGGCCTCCCTTGTCTCTTTAATTTGTCCTAAGTTTAAAGAACATGCGACAGAAAAAGACACTCTTCGAAGTTTAGAAGAGCTTCGAGAGCTAATGCGCACTTTAAATATTGAAACAGGTGAACAGTATATTCAAAATAAGAAGACTGTTGATGCTGGAACGATTTTAGGAACAGGAAAGCTTGAAGAAATTGCAGCAGCGGCAAAGGCCGAAGGCTCATCTCTACTCGTTTTTGACTGTGAGTTAACTTCTTCGCAAATTAGAAATATCAAGAAGCTGACAGGGCTATCTGTCGTTGATCGTTGCCACATTATTCTTGAGATCTTCTCAGAGCACGCAAGAACAAAAGAAGCACGTATTCAAATTGAAATTGCTCGTCTTCAATATATTCTTCCACGACTGGCCGGATTCTGGTCACACCTTGGCCGTCAAAAAGGTGGTATTGGTGTCCGCGGTGGTGAGGGTGAGCAACAAATTGAGCTTGACCGTCGTATTATTCGCGAAAGAATTGAGTTCTATAAACGCGAACTTAAAGAAGTTGAAAAGTCTCGTATTGAACAAAAGAAGCGCAGGTCAAAAAAAGCAATTACGACAGCACTCGTTGGATACACCAATGCAGGTAAGTCTTCTTTAATGAATCGCCTATGTCGTGTTGATGTACTTGAAGAAGACAAGCTCTTTGCAACACTTGACTCAACTTTTAGGATGTTAAATCCAGATACAAAACCGCCAATGATCCTTATCGATACGGTTGGTTTCTTATCAAACCTACCAAATACTCTAATTGATGGTTTTAAAACAACTCTTGAATCTGCTCTTGAAGCTGATCTTCTTATGATTGTTTGTGATATTAGTGACCCAAATTACGAAAAACATCTTGAAGTTACTAACAATGTTCTTAAAGAACTAGGGCTTGAAGACAAAGAACGTATCATTATCTTTAATAAGAAAGATAAATTAAATGATAAAATAGCTGAAAATATTATTAAGAGAAAGCATCCAAATAGCTTCGTAATTTCAAGTTTTGATAAAGCTGACATTGATAATTTACGCCAATATGTCGTAGATTACTTCTTAGAAAAACAAAATAATTACGACCTATTTATTCCTTATGATGCTGGAGCTGCCCATTCAATCGTTGTTTCAAAAACTAACGTAATTAAGACAACTAATCATGAAAAAGGGATCTATTATCAAGTTAAAGTACCTGACTTTATTTATAATCCATTAGGTTTACAAAAATTTGAGCTTGGGCCACACGACCCTCTTCTTAAAGAAATCTAA